In Paenibacillus guangzhouensis, a single window of DNA contains:
- a CDS encoding alpha/beta hydrolase — MQKLLNVLKKASITLLAVILLATIAAFINNQVQLSRESALLKEEGSLAQVDGQDIHVYQEGNGQDTYVFMPGSGIAAPMYELRGMYRKFSQENKIAVVERAGYGYSDVSGDDRDIDKILEQTREALMQTGNKPPYILVPHSISGIEAIYWAQKYPAEVKGIIALDIGLPQQYVAHPLGFIDSVMVRGTNLLTALGFHRFAPSMVYNPEVLRQSFLTEQEKERYKAISYRQFFNRDMERELLQSYNNSMKSLNLPYPADTPILFLDAIADQYKDSIYTIQNQKDYHAFAAKLHLSEVKTLRGTHSIYLYVPDEIYQLAMVFMEQVKQKG, encoded by the coding sequence ATGCAGAAATTACTTAATGTATTAAAGAAAGCCAGCATTACATTACTAGCCGTGATACTACTTGCAACCATCGCTGCTTTTATTAACAACCAGGTTCAGCTTAGCAGGGAATCGGCACTTTTGAAGGAGGAGGGCTCACTGGCTCAAGTGGACGGACAGGACATCCACGTCTATCAAGAGGGGAACGGTCAGGATACGTACGTATTCATGCCGGGTTCGGGGATTGCAGCGCCGATGTATGAACTGAGGGGGATGTATCGCAAGTTTTCACAGGAGAACAAGATTGCCGTCGTGGAGCGGGCCGGGTATGGCTACAGCGATGTGTCAGGCGATGACCGGGATATCGATAAGATCCTGGAGCAGACGAGAGAGGCCCTCATGCAGACCGGGAATAAACCGCCGTATATTTTGGTACCGCATTCGATTTCCGGCATTGAGGCGATTTATTGGGCGCAGAAGTACCCGGCGGAGGTCAAAGGCATCATCGCGCTAGATATTGGCCTGCCACAGCAGTATGTCGCTCACCCGCTCGGGTTCATAGACTCGGTCATGGTTCGGGGAACGAACCTATTAACGGCGTTAGGGTTTCATCGCTTTGCGCCTTCGATGGTGTATAATCCGGAGGTCCTTCGCCAATCTTTTCTGACGGAGCAGGAGAAGGAGAGGTACAAGGCGATATCGTACCGGCAATTTTTCAACCGGGATATGGAGCGGGAGCTGCTGCAGAGCTACAATAATAGTATGAAGTCGTTAAACTTGCCTTATCCAGCAGACACGCCGATCCTATTCTTGGACGCGATCGCGGATCAATACAAAGATTCGATCTATACGATTCAGAATCAAAAAGACTATCATGCGTTTGCAGCAAAGCTGCATTTATCGGAGGTCAAGACGCTGCGCGGGACGCACAGCATTTACCTCTATGTCCCGGATGAGATCTATCAGCTGGCGATGGTGTTTATGGAGCAAGTGAAGCAGAAAGGTTGA